One Equus asinus isolate D_3611 breed Donkey chromosome 26, EquAss-T2T_v2, whole genome shotgun sequence genomic window carries:
- the ZNF613 gene encoding zinc finger protein 613 isoform X2: MIKDQELLTLEDVAVEFTWEEWQLLAPAQRNLYRDVMLENYSNLVSVGYQASKPDALSRLEQGELWTTEDGIHRRTCPEIKKDAGHQLGHLQNRRCLKRMEQYHKHNAFGNVHRSKSNFPLRQKDISDLHGKTLKSNLSLVNRNRSYEVKNLVEVNRNAKSFLHTKHEHFHTEIKFSECVNSTNTNLQFIKHQRTQKTDKPHVCTECGKAFIKKSRLIDHQRVHTGEKPHGCPICGKAFSRKSRLTEHQKTHVGEKRYECTECDKAFPKKSRLLIHQKIHTGEKPYVCNDCGKGFIKKSRLINHQRVHTGEKPHACSLCDKAFSRKSRLTEHQRTHTGEKPYECTECDKTFRWKSQLNAHQKTHTGEKSYICSECGKGFIQKGNLIVHQRTHTGEKPYICSECGKGFIQKGNLLIHQRTHTGEKPYVCTECGKGFSQKTCLISHQRFHTGKTPFVCTECGKSCSHKSGLINHQRIHTGEKPYTCSDCGKAFRDKSCLNRHRRTHTGERPYGCSDCGKAFSHLSCLVYHKGMLHAREKRVGSVKLENPFSKTHSSSHANELLQEKNPVNMVTMQMPAVAAQTSFHISGLLADRKVAVVGQPGARCPPSADNRICTEKPYECSECGSAFRDQLRHILCHKKHTGINCGTVMVEKTLE; this comes from the exons atgatcAAGGATCAG GAATTGCTGACACTGGAGGACGTGGCTGTGGAGTTCACCTGGGAGGAGTGGCAGCTCCTGGCCCCTGCTCAGAGGAACCTGTACCGGGATGTGATGTTGGAGAACTATAGCAACCTGGTGTCCGTGG GGTATCAAGCCAGCAAGCCAGATGCACTCTCCAGATTGGAACAAGGAGAACTGTGGACAACAGAAGATGGCATCCACAGACGAActtgtccag aAATCAAGAAAGATGCTGGTCATCAACTGGGGCACTTGCAAAATCGAAGATGTCTAAAGAGGATGGAACAATACCATAAACATAATGCATTTGGAAACGTTCATCGGAGTAAAAGTAATTTTCCTTTACGGCAGAAAGATATATCTGACTTACATGGGAAAACTTTGAAATCAAATTTAAGTTTAGTCAACAGGAACAGAAGCTATGAAGTAAAGAACCTTGTTGAAGttaatagaaatgcaaaatcctTCCTCCACACAAAGCATGAGCACTTTCATACTGAAATTAAATTTTCTGAATGTGTAAATTCTACAAACACAAATTTACAATTCATTAAGCATCAAAGAACTCAAAAGACAGATAAACCCCATGTATGcactgaatgtgggaaagccttcatcAAGAAGTCTCGCCTCATTGATCATCAGAGAGtccatacaggagagaaacctcaTGGATGTCCTatatgtgggaaagccttctccAGAAAGTCCAGGCTCACTGAGCATCAGAAGACTCATGTAGGAGAGAAGCGGTATGAATGCACTGAATGTGACAAAGCCTTCCCCAAGAAATCGCGGCTGCTTATTCATCAGAAaattcatacaggagagaaaccctatgtaTGCAACGACTGTGGAAAAGGCTTCATCAAGAAGTCTCGgctcattaatcatcagagagttcacacaggagagaagcctCATGCATGCAGTCTGTGTGACAAGGCATTCTCCAGAAAGTCCAGGCTTACTGAGCATCAGAGAACTCATACAGGAGAAAAACCGTATGAATGCACTGAATGTGACAAAACATTCCGCTGGAAATCACAGCTCAATGCACATCAGAAAACTCATACGGGAGAGAAATCATATATATGCAGTGAGTGTGGAAAAGGCTTCATTCAGAAGGGCAATCTCATTGTACATCAgcgaactcacactggagagaaaccttatatatgcagtgaatgtgggaaaggtTTCATTCAGAAGGGCAATCTCCTTATACATCAacgaactcacactggagagaagccctatgtaTGCACTGAATGTGGGAAAGGCTTCAGCCAGAAGACATGCCTCATCTCACATCAGAGATTCCACACAGGAAAGACTCCCTTTGTATGTACTGAATGTGGAAAATCCTGTTCACACAAGTCTGGTCTCATTAaccatcagagaattcacacaggagagaaaccctatacaTGCAGTGACTGTGGGAAGGCTTTTAGAGATAAGTCATGCCTCAATAGACATCGGAGAACTCATACAGGAGAGAGACCATATGGGTGCTCTGACTGTGGGAAAGCCTTCTCCCACTTGTCATGCCTTGTTTATCATAAGGGAATGCTTCATGCAAGAGAGAAACGTGTAGGTTCAGTCAAGTTGGAGAATCCTTTCTCAAAGACTCACAGCTCTTCACATGCAAATGAACTCTTACAGGAGAAAAACCCTGTTAATATGGTGACCATGCAAATGCCTGCTGTGGCAGCTCAGACTTCCTTCCACATCAGTGGGCTTCTAGCAGATAGGAAGGTAGCCGTTGTGGGACAGCCAGGTGCCAGATGTCCACCCTCAGCAGATAATAGAATTTGCacagagaaaccttatgaatgcagTGAATGTGGTAGTGCCTTCCGTGATCAGTTACGTCATATTTTATGTCACAAGAAACATACaggaataaactgtggtacagtcATGGTGGAGAAAACCCTTGAATAA
- the ZNF613 gene encoding zinc finger protein 613 isoform X1 has protein sequence MEWSPWAEKKQVLHRLDGKSPLAPHVSSSRPCKYESFVGDRGLSTSKVELLTLEDVAVEFTWEEWQLLAPAQRNLYRDVMLENYSNLVSVGYQASKPDALSRLEQGELWTTEDGIHRRTCPEIKKDAGHQLGHLQNRRCLKRMEQYHKHNAFGNVHRSKSNFPLRQKDISDLHGKTLKSNLSLVNRNRSYEVKNLVEVNRNAKSFLHTKHEHFHTEIKFSECVNSTNTNLQFIKHQRTQKTDKPHVCTECGKAFIKKSRLIDHQRVHTGEKPHGCPICGKAFSRKSRLTEHQKTHVGEKRYECTECDKAFPKKSRLLIHQKIHTGEKPYVCNDCGKGFIKKSRLINHQRVHTGEKPHACSLCDKAFSRKSRLTEHQRTHTGEKPYECTECDKTFRWKSQLNAHQKTHTGEKSYICSECGKGFIQKGNLIVHQRTHTGEKPYICSECGKGFIQKGNLLIHQRTHTGEKPYVCTECGKGFSQKTCLISHQRFHTGKTPFVCTECGKSCSHKSGLINHQRIHTGEKPYTCSDCGKAFRDKSCLNRHRRTHTGERPYGCSDCGKAFSHLSCLVYHKGMLHAREKRVGSVKLENPFSKTHSSSHANELLQEKNPVNMVTMQMPAVAAQTSFHISGLLADRKVAVVGQPGARCPPSADNRICTEKPYECSECGSAFRDQLRHILCHKKHTGINCGTVMVEKTLE, from the exons ATGGAGTGGAGTCCGTGGGCGGAGAAGAAGCAG GTCCTTCACCGCCTAGATGGCAAATCGCCGTTGGCTCCCCACGTCTCTTCCTCTCGGCCCTGTAAATATGAAAGCTTCGTTGGAGATCGAGGATTAAGCACGTCTAAAGTG GAATTGCTGACACTGGAGGACGTGGCTGTGGAGTTCACCTGGGAGGAGTGGCAGCTCCTGGCCCCTGCTCAGAGGAACCTGTACCGGGATGTGATGTTGGAGAACTATAGCAACCTGGTGTCCGTGG GGTATCAAGCCAGCAAGCCAGATGCACTCTCCAGATTGGAACAAGGAGAACTGTGGACAACAGAAGATGGCATCCACAGACGAActtgtccag aAATCAAGAAAGATGCTGGTCATCAACTGGGGCACTTGCAAAATCGAAGATGTCTAAAGAGGATGGAACAATACCATAAACATAATGCATTTGGAAACGTTCATCGGAGTAAAAGTAATTTTCCTTTACGGCAGAAAGATATATCTGACTTACATGGGAAAACTTTGAAATCAAATTTAAGTTTAGTCAACAGGAACAGAAGCTATGAAGTAAAGAACCTTGTTGAAGttaatagaaatgcaaaatcctTCCTCCACACAAAGCATGAGCACTTTCATACTGAAATTAAATTTTCTGAATGTGTAAATTCTACAAACACAAATTTACAATTCATTAAGCATCAAAGAACTCAAAAGACAGATAAACCCCATGTATGcactgaatgtgggaaagccttcatcAAGAAGTCTCGCCTCATTGATCATCAGAGAGtccatacaggagagaaacctcaTGGATGTCCTatatgtgggaaagccttctccAGAAAGTCCAGGCTCACTGAGCATCAGAAGACTCATGTAGGAGAGAAGCGGTATGAATGCACTGAATGTGACAAAGCCTTCCCCAAGAAATCGCGGCTGCTTATTCATCAGAAaattcatacaggagagaaaccctatgtaTGCAACGACTGTGGAAAAGGCTTCATCAAGAAGTCTCGgctcattaatcatcagagagttcacacaggagagaagcctCATGCATGCAGTCTGTGTGACAAGGCATTCTCCAGAAAGTCCAGGCTTACTGAGCATCAGAGAACTCATACAGGAGAAAAACCGTATGAATGCACTGAATGTGACAAAACATTCCGCTGGAAATCACAGCTCAATGCACATCAGAAAACTCATACGGGAGAGAAATCATATATATGCAGTGAGTGTGGAAAAGGCTTCATTCAGAAGGGCAATCTCATTGTACATCAgcgaactcacactggagagaaaccttatatatgcagtgaatgtgggaaaggtTTCATTCAGAAGGGCAATCTCCTTATACATCAacgaactcacactggagagaagccctatgtaTGCACTGAATGTGGGAAAGGCTTCAGCCAGAAGACATGCCTCATCTCACATCAGAGATTCCACACAGGAAAGACTCCCTTTGTATGTACTGAATGTGGAAAATCCTGTTCACACAAGTCTGGTCTCATTAaccatcagagaattcacacaggagagaaaccctatacaTGCAGTGACTGTGGGAAGGCTTTTAGAGATAAGTCATGCCTCAATAGACATCGGAGAACTCATACAGGAGAGAGACCATATGGGTGCTCTGACTGTGGGAAAGCCTTCTCCCACTTGTCATGCCTTGTTTATCATAAGGGAATGCTTCATGCAAGAGAGAAACGTGTAGGTTCAGTCAAGTTGGAGAATCCTTTCTCAAAGACTCACAGCTCTTCACATGCAAATGAACTCTTACAGGAGAAAAACCCTGTTAATATGGTGACCATGCAAATGCCTGCTGTGGCAGCTCAGACTTCCTTCCACATCAGTGGGCTTCTAGCAGATAGGAAGGTAGCCGTTGTGGGACAGCCAGGTGCCAGATGTCCACCCTCAGCAGATAATAGAATTTGCacagagaaaccttatgaatgcagTGAATGTGGTAGTGCCTTCCGTGATCAGTTACGTCATATTTTATGTCACAAGAAACATACaggaataaactgtggtacagtcATGGTGGAGAAAACCCTTGAATAA
- the LOC106825286 gene encoding zinc finger protein 84-like, whose product MFKSQGSLSFKDVAVVFTWEEWQLLDPIQKNLYQDVMLETYSNLVSVGYQVTKADAVYQLEQGTPWRIEEEIQSQTHPDNTWKADNQTDWHQKSQGNLETLESHHKNNAFGKTSSPSLNLDVPLAQRSPTFDILGKHLKLNLEYIIQNKSYERNDVEFNGCDNLCLYTKHEKVYTREKYSEYNECVKAFHRKSQLVKHWKTQTGEKHYNCSFCRKAFSQKSDHIQHQRTHTGEKPCGCSRCQKAFSRKSHLILHQRTHTGEKPYVCNKCGKAFTDKSCLNKHQRTHTGEKWFACHVCQKGFSDKSQLTLHQRTHMGEKPYRCGECQKSFSNKSQLIIHQRSHTGEKPYGCDECGKTFPLKFSLILHQKTHTGEKPYGCNECGKAFIQRSELIRHQRTHTGEKPYNCSECGKGFSVKSLLNTHWRTHTGEKPYACGECGKMFSIKFSLILHQRTHTGEKPYECSQCQKAFTQKSHLTIHQRSHTGEKPYECSECHKAFSRKSYLLIHQRIHSGEKPYECLECGKTFSHKFSLIIHQRIHTGEKPYGCSECGKTFPIKFSLILHQKTHTGEKPHECSECQKSFAQKSHLIIHQRTHTGEKPYGCGQCWKTFSHKFSLILHQKTHRGEKS is encoded by the exons ATGTTCAAGTCCCAA GGCTCACTGTCGTTCAAGGATGTGGCTGTGGTTTTCACCTGGGAGGAGTGGCAGCTCCTGGACCCCATTCAGAAGAACTTGTATCAAGATGTGATGTTGGAAACTTATAGTAACCTAGTATCAGTGG GGTATCAAGTTACCAAAGCAGATGCAGTCTACCAGCTGGAGCAAGGAACACCATGGAGAATAGAGGAAGAAATCCAGAGTCAGACTCATCCAG ACAACACCTGGAAAGCTGATAATCAGACAGACTGGCACCAAAAAAGCCAAGGCAACCTTGAAACTCTGGAGAGTCACCACAAAAATAATGCATTTGGAAAAACATCTTCTCCAAGCTTAAACCTAGATGTGCCTTTAGCACAAAGATCTCCTACCTTTGACATACTTGGGAAACATTTGAAACTTAATCTAGAGTACATTATTCAGAATAAAAGCTATGAAagaaatgatgttgaatttaaTGGATGTGACAATTTATGTCTTTATACTAAGCATGAGAAAGTTTATACCAGAGAAAAATACAGTGAATATAATGAATGTGTAAAGGCTTTCCACCGTAAGTCACAGCTTGTTAAACATTGGAAAACTCAGACAGGAGAGAAACACTATAACTGCAGTTTCTGCAGGAAAGCCTTTTCCCAGAAGTCGGACCACATTCAGCATCAGAGaacacacacaggagagaagccctgcGGTTGCAGTAGATGTCAGAAAGCCTTTAGCCGGAAGTCCCATCTAATTTTACACCAGAGAAcccatacaggagagaaaccttatgtATGTAataaatgtgggaaagcctttactGATAAGTCATGCCTTAATAAGCATCAGAGgactcacacaggagagaaatggTTTGCATGTCACGTATGTCAGAAAGGCTTCAGCGATAAGTCACAACTCACTTTACATCAAAGAACTCATATGGGAGAGAAACCCTACAGATGTGGCGAATGTCAGAAAAGCTTCAGCAACAAGTCACAGCTCATTATTCATCAGAGatctcacacaggagagaaaccctatggtTGCGatgaatgtgggaaaaccttcCCCCTTAAGTTTAGCCTCATTTTACACCAAAAAACtcatacaggagaaaaaccctatggatgcaatgaatgtgggaaagcctttatccAGAGATCTGAACTCATCAgacatcagagaactcacacaggagagaaaccttataattgcagtgaatgtgggaaaggcTTTAGTGTAAAGTCACTCCTCAATACTCACTGGAgaactcatacaggagagaaaccctatgcaTGTGGTGAATGTGGAAAAATGTTCTCCATCAAGTTTAGTCTCATCCTACACCAAAGAACACATACaggtgagaaaccctatgaatgcagTCAGTGTCAGAAAGCTTTCACCCAAAAGTCACACCTCACTATTCATCAGAGGTCTCACAccggagagaaaccttatgaatgcagTGAATGCCACAAAGCCTTCAGCCGGAAGTCATATCTCCTTATTCATCAGAGAATTCACTcgggagagaaaccttatgaatgccTCGAATGTGGGAAAACTTTCTCTCACAAGTTTAGCCTCATTATTCATCAGAGAAtccatacaggagagaaaccctatggatgcagtgaatgtgggaaaactTTTCCTATCAAATTTAGCCTCATTTTACATCAGAAaacacacacaggagagaaaccccaTGAATGCAGCGAATGTCAGAAATCTTTTGCCCAGAAGTCACATCTTATTATACatcaaagaactcacacaggtGAGAAACCTTATGGATGCGGTCAGTGTTGGAAAACTTTCTCCCACAAATTCAGCCTCATTTTACATCAGAAAACTCATAGAGGAGAGAAATCATGA
- the ZNF613 gene encoding zinc finger protein 613 isoform X3: protein MLENYSNLVSVGYQASKPDALSRLEQGELWTTEDGIHRRTCPEIKKDAGHQLGHLQNRRCLKRMEQYHKHNAFGNVHRSKSNFPLRQKDISDLHGKTLKSNLSLVNRNRSYEVKNLVEVNRNAKSFLHTKHEHFHTEIKFSECVNSTNTNLQFIKHQRTQKTDKPHVCTECGKAFIKKSRLIDHQRVHTGEKPHGCPICGKAFSRKSRLTEHQKTHVGEKRYECTECDKAFPKKSRLLIHQKIHTGEKPYVCNDCGKGFIKKSRLINHQRVHTGEKPHACSLCDKAFSRKSRLTEHQRTHTGEKPYECTECDKTFRWKSQLNAHQKTHTGEKSYICSECGKGFIQKGNLIVHQRTHTGEKPYICSECGKGFIQKGNLLIHQRTHTGEKPYVCTECGKGFSQKTCLISHQRFHTGKTPFVCTECGKSCSHKSGLINHQRIHTGEKPYTCSDCGKAFRDKSCLNRHRRTHTGERPYGCSDCGKAFSHLSCLVYHKGMLHAREKRVGSVKLENPFSKTHSSSHANELLQEKNPVNMVTMQMPAVAAQTSFHISGLLADRKVAVVGQPGARCPPSADNRICTEKPYECSECGSAFRDQLRHILCHKKHTGINCGTVMVEKTLE from the exons ATGTTGGAGAACTATAGCAACCTGGTGTCCGTGG GGTATCAAGCCAGCAAGCCAGATGCACTCTCCAGATTGGAACAAGGAGAACTGTGGACAACAGAAGATGGCATCCACAGACGAActtgtccag aAATCAAGAAAGATGCTGGTCATCAACTGGGGCACTTGCAAAATCGAAGATGTCTAAAGAGGATGGAACAATACCATAAACATAATGCATTTGGAAACGTTCATCGGAGTAAAAGTAATTTTCCTTTACGGCAGAAAGATATATCTGACTTACATGGGAAAACTTTGAAATCAAATTTAAGTTTAGTCAACAGGAACAGAAGCTATGAAGTAAAGAACCTTGTTGAAGttaatagaaatgcaaaatcctTCCTCCACACAAAGCATGAGCACTTTCATACTGAAATTAAATTTTCTGAATGTGTAAATTCTACAAACACAAATTTACAATTCATTAAGCATCAAAGAACTCAAAAGACAGATAAACCCCATGTATGcactgaatgtgggaaagccttcatcAAGAAGTCTCGCCTCATTGATCATCAGAGAGtccatacaggagagaaacctcaTGGATGTCCTatatgtgggaaagccttctccAGAAAGTCCAGGCTCACTGAGCATCAGAAGACTCATGTAGGAGAGAAGCGGTATGAATGCACTGAATGTGACAAAGCCTTCCCCAAGAAATCGCGGCTGCTTATTCATCAGAAaattcatacaggagagaaaccctatgtaTGCAACGACTGTGGAAAAGGCTTCATCAAGAAGTCTCGgctcattaatcatcagagagttcacacaggagagaagcctCATGCATGCAGTCTGTGTGACAAGGCATTCTCCAGAAAGTCCAGGCTTACTGAGCATCAGAGAACTCATACAGGAGAAAAACCGTATGAATGCACTGAATGTGACAAAACATTCCGCTGGAAATCACAGCTCAATGCACATCAGAAAACTCATACGGGAGAGAAATCATATATATGCAGTGAGTGTGGAAAAGGCTTCATTCAGAAGGGCAATCTCATTGTACATCAgcgaactcacactggagagaaaccttatatatgcagtgaatgtgggaaaggtTTCATTCAGAAGGGCAATCTCCTTATACATCAacgaactcacactggagagaagccctatgtaTGCACTGAATGTGGGAAAGGCTTCAGCCAGAAGACATGCCTCATCTCACATCAGAGATTCCACACAGGAAAGACTCCCTTTGTATGTACTGAATGTGGAAAATCCTGTTCACACAAGTCTGGTCTCATTAaccatcagagaattcacacaggagagaaaccctatacaTGCAGTGACTGTGGGAAGGCTTTTAGAGATAAGTCATGCCTCAATAGACATCGGAGAACTCATACAGGAGAGAGACCATATGGGTGCTCTGACTGTGGGAAAGCCTTCTCCCACTTGTCATGCCTTGTTTATCATAAGGGAATGCTTCATGCAAGAGAGAAACGTGTAGGTTCAGTCAAGTTGGAGAATCCTTTCTCAAAGACTCACAGCTCTTCACATGCAAATGAACTCTTACAGGAGAAAAACCCTGTTAATATGGTGACCATGCAAATGCCTGCTGTGGCAGCTCAGACTTCCTTCCACATCAGTGGGCTTCTAGCAGATAGGAAGGTAGCCGTTGTGGGACAGCCAGGTGCCAGATGTCCACCCTCAGCAGATAATAGAATTTGCacagagaaaccttatgaatgcagTGAATGTGGTAGTGCCTTCCGTGATCAGTTACGTCATATTTTATGTCACAAGAAACATACaggaataaactgtggtacagtcATGGTGGAGAAAACCCTTGAATAA